The Halichondria panicea chromosome 14, odHalPani1.1, whole genome shotgun sequence genome contains a region encoding:
- the LOC135347970 gene encoding probable serine/threonine-protein kinase irlF isoform X2: protein MSLNHSAIIDGILVVVAIALIVVLVRERRRQRIFKLKSNVMNVEAAEMTECNITVQEAAQRDQRPPQEEQESAQKDQRPPQEGQESAQKDQRPPQEGQEVAQRDQRPPQEEQKAAQKDQCPPQEEQESATRDQHPPQEEQEAAQKDQRSPQEEQEAATRDQRPSQEERNPFELPDIRKLTYEITECEAYGFLWSGDQSQ, encoded by the exons ATGAGTTTGAATCATA GTGCCATCATTGACGGAATACTTGTCGTGGTTGCCATAGCATTGATTGTGGTACTAGTCAGGGAACGAAGGAGACAGCGAATATTTAAACTAAA GTCAAATGTGATGAATGTGGAAGCAGCTGAGATGACTGAATGCAACATAACAGTGCAAGAGGCAGCTCAAAGGGACCAACGCCCACCTCAAGAGGAGCAAGAGTCAGCTCAGAAGGATCAACGCCCACCTCAAGAGGGGCAAGAGTCAGCTCAGAAGGATCAACGCCCACCTCAAGAGGGGCAAGAGGTTGCTCAAAGGGATCAACGCCCACCTCAAGAGGAGCAAAAAGCAGCTCAAAAAGACCAATGCCCACCTCAAGAGGAGCAGGAGTCAGCTACAAGGGACCAACACCCACCTCAAGAAGAGCAAGAAGCAGCTCAGAAGGACCAACGCTCACCTCAAGAGGAGCAAGAGGCAGCTACGAGGGACCAACGCCCATCTCAAGAGGAGAGAAACCCATTTGAGTTGCCGGACATTCGAAAATTGACATACGAGATCACAGAGTGCGAAGCATACGGATTCCTGTGGTCAGGTGATCAAAGTCAGTAG
- the LOC135347970 gene encoding uncharacterized protein LOC135347970 isoform X1 — MDESLQRFMVATIVGAIIDGILVVVAIALIVVLVRERRRQRIFKLKSNVMNVEAAEMTECNITVQEAAQRDQRPPQEEQESAQKDQRPPQEGQESAQKDQRPPQEGQEVAQRDQRPPQEEQKAAQKDQCPPQEEQESATRDQHPPQEEQEAAQKDQRSPQEEQEAATRDQRPSQEERNPFELPDIRKLTYEITECEAYGFLWSGDQSQ, encoded by the exons ATGGATGAGTCATTGCAGAGATTCATGGTAGCAACCATCGTAGGTGCCATCATTGACGGAATACTTGTCGTGGTTGCCATAGCATTGATTGTGGTACTAGTCAGGGAACGAAGGAGACAGCGAATATTTAAACTAAA GTCAAATGTGATGAATGTGGAAGCAGCTGAGATGACTGAATGCAACATAACAGTGCAAGAGGCAGCTCAAAGGGACCAACGCCCACCTCAAGAGGAGCAAGAGTCAGCTCAGAAGGATCAACGCCCACCTCAAGAGGGGCAAGAGTCAGCTCAGAAGGATCAACGCCCACCTCAAGAGGGGCAAGAGGTTGCTCAAAGGGATCAACGCCCACCTCAAGAGGAGCAAAAAGCAGCTCAAAAAGACCAATGCCCACCTCAAGAGGAGCAGGAGTCAGCTACAAGGGACCAACACCCACCTCAAGAAGAGCAAGAAGCAGCTCAGAAGGACCAACGCTCACCTCAAGAGGAGCAAGAGGCAGCTACGAGGGACCAACGCCCATCTCAAGAGGAGAGAAACCCATTTGAGTTGCCGGACATTCGAAAATTGACATACGAGATCACAGAGTGCGAAGCATACGGATTCCTGTGGTCAGGTGATCAAAGTCAGTAG